The segment AATCAGATATGCCGTTTGTGGAAGTGGGTGTTCCTCCCTAAGGGGCTTCCGAGAATTTCATTTTCAGAGTTGAGTGTGACTGGTAATCCACAAAAAGGTGTCAGATAACTGACCTTGCCCAAGGGAAAGTTGTTAAGGAAGGCTGGGGTACGGTTTGTCTGCCCGAAGGTGAAGGCGGGGGCGTTGCTGGCCACCTTGAGGCGAGCACCACTGTACTGGGCTGCAATCTGAGCCTTGAAGGCCCGCCAGTTCTCTGGGTATGTGTAGAGAGTCTGGTGAGGAAAGAGGAAAAATTAGAACTACAGCATTTTTCACAACTTGAATTTTATTAAACGTGTACAAACTGATAACATAGTTTTAAGCCTTCTGTTGCTACATTCACAGTACTAGATGCACCAAGTCCCTGATATCTGAAAAGATGCTGACTCCACAAGCACATCTCAAAGTAGGTGAATTGGTTCAAAACCAACTAAGTGTATTAATGTTTTGTACATATTTTAATGCCTACTTGGCACGCCAATCGACCATTTTACAAAGGCAAGACAAACTCGCTTTCACATACAAAAAGCATTCAGCTAGTGCTGGCTTTTAAAAACCAGTTAGCTGGATAGACATGACTAGCAAGCTACATACCCCATTATACAAATCTGATGTGATCAAATAAATTGTTCTACTTGAAGGAGACGAACATACACTAAGTACCTACCAAGACAACTGGTAATGACCCCGAATATAATGTTAACATTTATTAGTTTGAcagtttaattaaaaaaaaactatggaATATGCCACCTTAGCTTGTCTAGCTTGCCAACACAATAGCAGCCTACTTATAAGTGGAATGACCTAACAGTTTAGTGTAAAGGGATCCTCCAAAACCTTACATAATTTCACATAATGACAGCTGTAATCGAGCGATGATGTGGAGCCGATACCCCCACCCCTGAATAAAGCATAACGTGGCACAATACATGGAAAGAGGCGTCATTCGATAGCTTGAACGCTACTTCAACACTTTGACGGCTGGGGCAATCCCAAGCATATTTCTGTAATAAATCTGACTGGTAAAGTCGCTATTATGTTCCAGGGGTGTTAAAGACTAACAAACACATGGTATAGAGGGTAAGATTGGGCAGATATCCATTGGATTGTATCAGGAAACACCAACAAGTTCACGTTGCCTGAGCATCTCTCCATCTTACTCACCCCTGCCGCCATCTTCAGgacgagagaaaggaagagcgaGGGCGAGCCGCAATGACGTATTTACTAACGAACCTCTCCAGCGTCGCTGGAATAAAACGTAATGTATACAAATGTACAAAtcgtttaaaatatatatttttatattttagtATTTTGGCGCCCTGCCCCTTTATAGCAACCCTTTTTGGAATTTGTTTGAACCATTATTAAATTAACACAAAATGTAATTGGTTAATTATTTTAACTGGTTAATTATTAGAATCAAATGTCTTAGATGGGTTGGACATGAACATCTTTAGTACGCTAGTTTCCTCAAGTTCAGTAGCCTACATGTAAAAATAAACATGTATGCACTTTCAAGAAACATGGTATGAGTTATGTCCTTGCCAGTACCATCAAAAATGTTTTTCTCTTGTATGGCTCGCTTActgcttacacaaacacataaataaaaaaccaaaacaaaacagaCCTGATAATCTTCATACAAGTCTTCATCTGATACAATTGACTGTTTATTCAAAAGTCttacacaaaataaaaaaaactacatttattaaatgtaaatataaaacaaTTAGGAAAATTATATTACAGCAAAAGGAACATTTTTGTAATATCAGTTCTGTCACTTCATAACATGCTTGAATCAAAGTTTTAAACTGTCAAATGTGCCCATATTAGGTTATTTACTTCATACACCTTCATTAGTTGTTAACAAAAATGTATCATGGTATGTTTAGATAGTAACATCATTTACTATTCCTTTGCACTACAAGAATCAACGGTAACTCTGATCACCACATTCTCAGTGTAAAACAATATTCATATTGACAATACAATTAGGAACTTTGTAACATCTTGTTTATAGTCGTATGTCAGCACACGCCTTCGGGTAAATCAACTGACAAGACCTGTCAGGGAAAAAACAGAAAACATAGAATTTAAGGAATCGGTTATTTTATCACACTTTCTGGCCAAGACATCCATTAGATGGGTCTAGGTTAGCTATAGCCTGAGAGCCATAGACCCCCtccaaaaaagttttttttttttttttttttacatacccAGATAATCATCCATGAGGGATCCAATGGCAAACTGAAAAAATGGGTCAGAAACATGAAATTATTTTCCTGAATTGTGTGAACTTCAAGCATAAATGTATACTTGCTTTTCATATCTCCCAATACTTAAATAACTTGTATTTCATTGTACATCAATGGTTGGTGTTGGTTTGACAGTATACTTACTATATCATTCTTATCCACTCTTGTGCCCACAATCTTGAGACGAATCTCATCATCTTGCTGGATCACAATGTCCTAAAGGGAAAAAAGACCATCTAATTATTGAAATTAACTTTGCAAGATTAATTCTTAATCTACAATTTCTCAAAACCCACACCAACACAGTCAGCCATGCACAGACCAGCTAGACTTTACCTCATCGACTGTTTTATAGCAAGGTGGATTTGAGTTGGGGTCAAACTCCATTTCAGAGGGAATTGACTGCAAAAAGAAAAACTTTAGTTTAAGAAACAAGTAGCAATGAGGTGAATGGGTTGAACTTTGTCCTCAGTATAAATACCACCCACCCGCAGTTGCATAGCTGGGATTAGCAGTGTTTATAACAGGAAGTTAATTGTTATGCATGTCATTTGCTGCTTTTTCAGTTGCAAGATTTTACTTGAGCAATAAATGGAGTCACTGATTTTGACTTACATGGCGAGAAATGAAACAGGACATTGGGCCAATTTCTGTGAACAGTCCaacctgaaaaaaaaaacagtgaaaCATCTATAAAGAGTCATATGTTAACCAACCATTTCTTGGCTTTGACAGACCATATCAGTTAATATGACCTAACTGTATTGGGTCCTAAAGACCACTTTGTTCACCCTCTATAATAGAATTATAAATACAGAGATGTGCTCAAATTTGCTGATACCCCTccacaaaaaaaactaaatattcACAATTTTAAACTGACTAGTCATTCCACCATTGTCTATTCCATATTTAATATAAATAAGACTTTTGCTTTTGAGTTTCTTGTTTTCCAACACAATCTAATCTAATAATTAAATgataaaacaaatgaaaatgccATGATGGGACCCTCAACCTAATATATAGTTGCACAACCTTAGAGGCAATGTAACCAACCAATTTGAGCACATCTGTACATGCCTTGCATTTTGTTACTCCATGTTTCAAACCTGACTTGATAGGAATAGTTAATGGCAGCTTGGCACTTACTTTATTGACCTGAGTAACCACAGCATCTACAACTTCTCCTTTGAACGGGCGGAACACAATGGCCTTGTACTTGACAGGGTACAGCACAAAACCCCTGCCTGGTTGTATAACTCCAGCCCCAATGTTGTCAATGGTGGTGACAGCAATGACAAAGCCATACCTGCAAATAAGACAAGACATGAATGAGCAAGTGCAGTTTTTGCATTTTTCCTGATGTGCTGTTGCTGAATATATATCGGCAGATAAACAAGACCACCACCAAAAGGTGTGATGCTCGCCGAATCTTACTCACTTTCCTGTGCATGTTCCCTCCACTTCTGTAAAAAGCTTCTGTTTTACAGTGTTTAAAAGGTTTGGACCAAAGTACCGGGGATGGAGCAGGATTTCATGCTCCAGGGATATCTATGAATAAATGAATTTGAACCGTAAGTAAACCGTGGTAGTATAACATGTTTAAAGCTTCATAGCTTGCAGGTTAAAACGGCTTACTTGGAGAGCAGCAGGTACTGCTACCATTGCTGTTTAGCAAGCCAAAAACAGCAATGGTAGCCTACAATGTCAAAATGTGAGTAGCCTACCTAGTTTGTGAATGCAATATCGTGCTAACAGTTAATAGTGGTTTTCCACTATTTACTAGTCACGATCGCAACTACAAACATATAAATAAGATCGGTTTTAACTTTTTGATCGACAATATGTGAAACGCTGTCCTAGCATAGCTGTATCAAAGCTAGCACTAAATAGCCAACACAGAACGCCGGCAACCGTTAGCAACCCTAGTTGGCTAACGTTAACCCAGTTACCTCGCGTACGACATGATGACCACAAACTACTCACATGATAAAACATTTATCAAGTCCTCTGTTTGTTCACAAAAGTACAAAAATGTTGGCCAACACTTCCTACCGCCCCGCTAACTTTAAATCACTGACTTGTAATTATATTGTTTACTGAAGTACTTCCAGGTCACAAATTGTCGCggtttttcaaaataaaagcacacAAATAACTTAGGCATTTGCACAATGCACATGTAGACACAAAATGCAATATACTATTTCTGAAcccaaaatgtaattataacCATAATGTTATAGATGGGAATATAGTGTGGTTGGGGTAAAAAGCTAACTTTGTAATAATGGGTCCCACGAAACTATGCATTTCATGACACAGTACCACAAAAAAAATCTATGATACTTACCATAATTATTTTGGGTGAAAAAAGTCCCAACTTTTCAATAAAATCTCAAATATCTAGTACAATTATTATTCTATTGAAATttcatggtaaaacacaactTTCTCAAACACAGAAATAGTTTATTAGatttaaacacaagtacattgtACACCTGCCATAAGGTATCGTCAAAGAAGCTGAAGAAGAATGGTGAAGAATTAcatctgtaaaaataaagtgtaTAAAAAATGACATAATAGCTGTATGGAAACATGTATACAGTAAAACACCAATTGTGAAAAAAGcaccaaaaataaaataaaagatgaCGTGAAGAGACAATGTAAAGCAACTTTACAACGATACCGATGTCAACTACAGTATAGGAGAAAGCCAACATAGTTTGTTTTTGCTGGCATAATATTGTTCATCGTCTTCCACAGTTCTTGACATCCTCATTTGACAGATGTCTAGCATTCTCAGATGTCCAGTCCCTTTGGAAAACCTCTTGCAGTTGGCTCTGCAAAGTGCTCTGGCCTTCACTCATCCCAGAACCAGTATGGTTCACCACCAATCCCACACCTGCAGTCTGAGTAAAGTAGTTCTCTGACCAGTTTGAAGTCCCTGTATAACAAGAGAACAGCAGCTGATATCAGTATTTGGATGTCACATCAAACCATGCTCAGTCTAGTTCAGGGGTGTCCaagcctgttcctggagagctacatGCCTGTTGCTTTTTTCTCCAACAATACTTATTTGACCTGATTCAACACTACACACCTTATCAACCAgctaattattagaatcaggtgtgctagattagTATTGGAGCAAAAACCTACATGCAGGTAGATCTGAGGAACAAGGTGGGAGACCCCTGGTCTAGTTGATCTCATGAGAAACAGTAATTGATTTGGAACATTGATATAAAGTACCTATGTAGACAACTCTGTCTGTAACCATGTACTTGGCATGGTTAACACGGGCAAATGGTATTTTCTTCTGCTCAGGCGTGGAGGGCACTTCAAAGACTTTCTGTAAAACATCAACCATGATAATGACAATATATACCCCAATTAGACACTCTGGAGGTGAATCTAAATCTAGTGAATGTACTCCAAGTGTTTCAGCACTTTCAATGAAATCGAAAAATGTCAAGactgtaaaacaaaacaaaaaaacatctatATTCTTTACTCCCCATATGGAATCTTCATGCGGATCTGAATAAAAAGGTAGTCCAACATTGCCTTCTAATAGGCCAAATATTTTTCAGCACATTCATACCCCCACAAGGGTCAATAAAGTACATGATAAGTTGAAAAAACTAAACACTACTAAAATAACAAGGACATCCAACATACCACGTTGATGTTGCACTtcagggggggggtgttgaggacAGTCAGAGACTGCAGGAAGACAAACATAGAGCTTCGGGAGTGCGCCCAGCAGCTCACCAGCAAGTTTACCTCGACTCCCTTGGTGCATGCCGAAGCCCGTATAGCAGAGTCAATTGCAGGCCAGAACCTATAGTATTTTTATTGTattattacacaaacacagggtaATGTATTCACTATTGTGGCATTACAAGTCACACTGaaggtgggactgtgtgtgtgtgtgtgtgtgtgtatgtgcgtgtgtatgtatgtatatatatcctGCTTTGTTTAAAATTGCATACTTGTAAGGACACAACATGTATGTGAATATCCCActtctggctcacacacacacacacacacacacagactgggagTGATGCTACATTTACATAGTGAGCTGGCAAGTCACCTGATGGGCTTTGTGAACTCTGAGAGGGGAAGAAAATCCATGACTGAGATGTAAACAAACTTCTGAGCGTCTGCGATGACAGACAGAATGGCGGTGAGGTCGTCTGAGCGCCCCCGTGCAGATATCTGGGGAGGAGCGCTCTGAAACATAACAACAGATACACATGTTAGGGGTAAGATTATGACAACGTTCAAACAGgtcttctcaccctctctccactgATCACACTGAAATGATGAGATCTTCAGGGCTGGACCTTGATTTCACCAATTCAGTCAAGTCAGAGTTATCACGAGGGAAGAGAAAAGTAGGCCTCTTCTAAAGACCAAACTCAGTCAGCCAGTCTGATAAACTCACAGACAGATAGACTTGAGCAGGGACTCCATTGAGCTTCAGAGTTAGGGGGTGCTCGGCGCTAGACAGGGCAGAATAGCGAGCAGGCCAATAGGGAGGTAGAAAGCCATGCTTCTGAGCGCCTATGCTCCAGTAGATCCCAAATATCCGCGATGCATCCTGAGCCAGGCAGCTGCAGTCCTCCACAGCTATTCCAACTTCCTTCACCTGAAATGCACGGGAAAAGAACATTTACGAAACAAGGAAATTCAAATCAAGTATAGCTGAAGAGGTCATTCGTGGTGTGTGGAGTACTGATTCCTCACAATTTCTCTGGTGTCCTTGAACTAAAACTAAATTACAGGTGTTACACAGACTACAAGGTGTTAAGTGTAAAATGGGATTTCAGGTGCATTGAAGAAAACAAACTGAAAGCACTGGGTCAGAACTGACCTGTGTAAGGGAACGCCAGTCCATGTTTGCACTCCCAAGGTAAAGGTGTTTCTGATCAACCACCCATAACTTGGTGTGGACGATCCCTCCTGTGATGGACTGGAGAtctacctctctgacctctgcaCCTAGGACAACAATAGAGATGAATAAAAGAGGTTTAGAGCACCTATTAAACGGTCAAATATTTACATGGAATCTATACATTAAAGTTTAATAATTCACAGAATTTCTCAATTATTCTAGCAGCAATTCACATATGTGgtacattttcatttaaagGGAACAGCGACTGTTTCTTGAACATAGCCTGCCTATCTACCTAGAATGGTTCATTAATCAATTTGAGAGTTACAATATATAAGTATTATgaaatattttattattattttctgaAGGGTACATAAATCAATAACAATGTAGAATAGGAATATTTAAGCATTACGCGTTTTGCCATCATTTACGTATACACGGACTTGACCTTGTTTATACCGTCTAGACGGTTTATCAATATTGTGTTTGAGATTGTATACCGTTTATGctttctatggtgtgtgtgatgactaaATTGAAATGACTACTACTACCTGTTGCAGCCAAATCAGATGCGTCTTGAGTGGAAGACTGAGGACCGTTGACAGCTATCTGAAGTTTCAGCCCTCTGGACTGAAGTTGCATCAGCTCTTTAAATACGTCTTTACCCTGCACAGTACATGTATTACAGTAGGGAATTAATTAAATTGTTATGCCAAGACAGGCTATATGACATATCTGAAACAATTATCTCATTAAACAAATGTTCAAAATGTATACCATTCGATACCTGTGAGGTAGTAGGCTCTGTGAAACCTTGGTCAGTGTCTCTAAGAGTGACATAGAAGGCAGCTATGTCGACAGAGCGGTTTGCCTTCTTTAGCAGATCAATCCAGGTGTTGTAGATGCTTGGTAAGAGTGTGGAGGATTCTGATGGATAGAGACCCTGAGGGATGCTCTCAACCAGATGGAcactgcaggggagagagggaacaaacATTGTTTGAAAACCACTATGGTGCCTACAAAGAAATACAGGATTTGGTGATCATCTCTTCTATGAGAGCAGTAGTGTAAATTGCCAAATACAGTAATACAATGTACAATGTAGTTTTGTACAAAATGTACAGTTAAACCATGAAAACATGTCCAACTGATTTTGTACATAAGACAAACAGGCCATCACTTTTAAAACAAAAAGAGTACTTGACATATGTGGCTCTCTCACCGACAATCTGTGCTGCACACCTCTTGTGACATCAAAAATCCCTCCAACCAGTGGAGCTGCAACTGAGCCACTAAGTGTGACACTGACAATGGAGGCCCATAGTGCCACACATGCTGACCCAACCCACCAACAAGAAGCAGAGTAGAAGGTAATAGGCAGAAGAGTAAAAAACTCCAGCAGCCAGATGTCTGCAAAAAGAGTCACAGTGATAGTTAGACACACTGACATTTCACTAGGAGAACAACCAGCAAAAATGGAATTGAACACAGTAGCGTAAAAGCAAAATAAATATTAAATGCCTTTCCGTAATGCCACATAACCCCTGCCTGACCTGTGCTTTTCTGGTTGCGGATGTTTTCCCAGCTGCTGACAGGATCCCTGTAGTATCTGTACAAGGTGTTTCAGAAACATTCCCATGGTTGACAGGTTGCTTTTGAGTCTCACGAGCCGGCTCAGGCACACTGAGGCTCTCCACACTGGGCTTCTCAATGACAGGCTCATCAAGGCAGGTGGAGTCAGAAGCACAGTCCTTCAACACAAATTCAATGTCCAGAGATCCATCCACCTTACAGGGAGGCATGTCATCACAGTCCCCCACATCCTCATCTAAATATAGATGAGGATGTGGATCTGTTTGGTCCTTCTCGTTAGCATCAGACATCTCCAAATGTTCTATATTTTCAGCTCTGGACATGACCTGTGCCTTAGAATCTTCCTCTGTGCCTTTTGGTGCAGTTCGGGAGGGAGCTCTCTCATTTGTGTAATGAGTCATAGAATATTGGGCCTCATCGGGTAGGTCTGGGACATAGTCCCCCGATTCTGCCCTGAGGGCTGGACGTGGGTCTACAGTCATGAAATGAAGCTCTTCTGAAGCCTCCTCTGTCAGTGGATATGGAGATTGTTTTTTTGGTAGAGCCGGCGTAGGAACATCACCAGAGGGGATTGTTTGATCTGAGCTGCTAGTTGGATGCAGCATGGATGGTGGAATAAGAGTAGTTTCTCTCATATTTGGCAGTTTTGATTTTGATATGTCTCCACTGCTGCTAGATTTTCCAGTGAGTTGGCTCATCTGGTTCTGAGCCTCTTTCTTGGTAAAAGATGGAGCAGTTGGCTCAATGCCGCCGGTGGGTTTTTTCTTGGCTAGCGTGCTTTGGAAAGTGGGGATTCTTGAGACAGGCTGTTTTCCACTTTTTCGGTTAAGGTCTTCTTTTTCTTCATCTTCGGGATTGAGTCGGTTCAACACGACAGCACAATCCTTCAAACCCTGTTGAAATGAATTTCACATTTTATTtctataatacacacacatacatagaaatATACATACACCCAAACCCATGACACAATTCTGACAAAGTTAGCTGTTTTGAAAAAAACGTTACACAACCCGTATTGCTATTTTTAACTCGTTTTGGTATGTACCTTTGAAGACAATGATGAAAGAGTAGGTAAGTAAACACCTTACCGTGGCTTCCTGCGAGACACTCTCTCCGCCTTCCTCTTGTACCTGAGGTGAACGGCTATCATTGTCGCTATCGGAGTCACTCACTTGCTTCTGGAAAGACTCCGAGTCCTAGCAGTACAAAGTCAACAACTTGAGGTAACTTCAAAGTTAACAGGACACACTTGTC is part of the Osmerus eperlanus chromosome 13, fOsmEpe2.1, whole genome shotgun sequence genome and harbors:
- the polr2g gene encoding DNA-directed RNA polymerase II subunit RPB7 isoform X1, producing the protein MFYHISLEHEILLHPRYFGPNLLNTVKQKLFTEVEGTCTGKYGFVIAVTTIDNIGAGVIQPGRGFVLYPVKYKAIVFRPFKGEVVDAVVTQVNKVGLFTEIGPMSCFISRHSIPSEMEFDPNSNPPCYKTVDEDIVIQQDDEIRLKIVGTRVDKNDIFAIGSLMDDYLGLVS
- the polr2g gene encoding DNA-directed RNA polymerase II subunit RPB7 isoform X2, whose protein sequence is MFYHISLEHEILLHPRYFGPNLLNTVKQKLFTEVEGTCTGKYGFVIAVTTIDNIGAGVIQPGRGFVLYPVKYKAIVFRPFKGEVVDAVVTQVNKVGLFTEIGPMSCFISRHSIPSEMEFDPNSNPPCYKTVDEDIVIQQDDEIRLKIVGTRVDKNDIFAIGSLMDDYLGM
- the pld7 gene encoding 5'-3' exonuclease PLD3 isoform X1 codes for the protein MPMELRTRSLQRNRSPARRSTRHRRGFPGSEDSESFQKQVSDSDSDNDSRSPQVQEEGGESVSQEATGLKDCAVVLNRLNPEDEEKEDLNRKSGKQPVSRIPTFQSTLAKKKPTGGIEPTAPSFTKKEAQNQMSQLTGKSSSSGDISKSKLPNMRETTLIPPSMLHPTSSSDQTIPSGDVPTPALPKKQSPYPLTEEASEELHFMTVDPRPALRAESGDYVPDLPDEAQYSMTHYTNERAPSRTAPKGTEEDSKAQVMSRAENIEHLEMSDANEKDQTDPHPHLYLDEDVGDCDDMPPCKVDGSLDIEFVLKDCASDSTCLDEPVIEKPSVESLSVPEPARETQKQPVNHGNVSETPCTDTTGILSAAGKTSATRKAQTSGCWSFLLFCLLPSTLLLVGGLGQHVWHYGPPLSVSHLVAQLQLHWLEGFLMSQEVCSTDCRVHLVESIPQGLYPSESSTLLPSIYNTWIDLLKKANRSVDIAAFYVTLRDTDQGFTEPTTSQGKDVFKELMQLQSRGLKLQIAVNGPQSSTQDASDLAATGAEVREVDLQSITGGIVHTKLWVVDQKHLYLGSANMDWRSLTQVKEVGIAVEDCSCLAQDASRIFGIYWSIGAQKHGFLPPYWPARYSALSSAEHPLTLKLNGVPAQVYLSSAPPQISARGRSDDLTAILSVIADAQKFVYISVMDFLPLSEFTKPIRFWPAIDSAIRASACTKGVEVNLLVSCWAHSRSSMFVFLQSLTVLNTPPLKCNINVKVFEVPSTPEQKKIPFARVNHAKYMVTDRVVYIGTSNWSENYFTQTAGVGLVVNHTGSGMSEGQSTLQSQLQEVFQRDWTSENARHLSNEDVKNCGRR
- the pld7 gene encoding 5'-3' exonuclease PLD3 isoform X2, producing the protein MDSESFQKQVSDSDSDNDSRSPQVQEEGGESVSQEATGLKDCAVVLNRLNPEDEEKEDLNRKSGKQPVSRIPTFQSTLAKKKPTGGIEPTAPSFTKKEAQNQMSQLTGKSSSSGDISKSKLPNMRETTLIPPSMLHPTSSSDQTIPSGDVPTPALPKKQSPYPLTEEASEELHFMTVDPRPALRAESGDYVPDLPDEAQYSMTHYTNERAPSRTAPKGTEEDSKAQVMSRAENIEHLEMSDANEKDQTDPHPHLYLDEDVGDCDDMPPCKVDGSLDIEFVLKDCASDSTCLDEPVIEKPSVESLSVPEPARETQKQPVNHGNVSETPCTDTTGILSAAGKTSATRKAQTSGCWSFLLFCLLPSTLLLVGGLGQHVWHYGPPLSVSHLVAQLQLHWLEGFLMSQEVCSTDCRVHLVESIPQGLYPSESSTLLPSIYNTWIDLLKKANRSVDIAAFYVTLRDTDQGFTEPTTSQGKDVFKELMQLQSRGLKLQIAVNGPQSSTQDASDLAATGAEVREVDLQSITGGIVHTKLWVVDQKHLYLGSANMDWRSLTQVKEVGIAVEDCSCLAQDASRIFGIYWSIGAQKHGFLPPYWPARYSALSSAEHPLTLKLNGVPAQVYLSSAPPQISARGRSDDLTAILSVIADAQKFVYISVMDFLPLSEFTKPIRFWPAIDSAIRASACTKGVEVNLLVSCWAHSRSSMFVFLQSLTVLNTPPLKCNINVKVFEVPSTPEQKKIPFARVNHAKYMVTDRVVYIGTSNWSENYFTQTAGVGLVVNHTGSGMSEGQSTLQSQLQEVFQRDWTSENARHLSNEDVKNCGRR